In one window of Microbacterium natoriense DNA:
- a CDS encoding L,D-transpeptidase family protein — MTDLISAPDAATEKTAEASSPADASATAVLANDADTAAMPPVDGEQPLAWAPIEPAPKKKRLGLWIGLGLGVIALGAGAASMVLIAPGTTVAGVPVGWMTPGAAADAISNHLAGTTVTLTGAGDDVVLTGADLGASIDSRALADEAFASNPMWNVSAWGTALPGGITLDPAKADEALRDAVPTSFDDPVDAAVTFDAATGAYVVVPSETGTAINVAELTDAITETIADGGKSLEFSGDPSPAIASVSDEDATTVATSLNTMLGSIGFYIGDERTVPVDAATAAGWLTVVDTDGELGIVADQAAIQATVDTLPALVDRAPVNAANVVNSSGKVLRAETEGVNGRTIGDTSNIAEDFAAQLENGDGIYDITVTETPFASVNLVRTADVNLSTQTASFYENGQLVNSWKISSGAAGHATQTGNFTIRAHVRIQDMKGADYITKDVPWVTYFNGDQAFHGTYWHSNFGHVMSHGCVNMPISAAKWVYDWAPDGVEVSVHY; from the coding sequence GTGACTGATCTGATTTCTGCACCGGACGCTGCGACCGAGAAGACCGCTGAGGCGTCGTCTCCGGCTGACGCGTCCGCGACTGCTGTGCTCGCGAACGACGCCGACACCGCGGCGATGCCGCCGGTCGACGGCGAGCAGCCCCTGGCGTGGGCCCCCATCGAGCCCGCACCCAAGAAGAAGCGATTGGGACTGTGGATCGGCCTGGGTCTCGGCGTCATCGCGCTCGGCGCGGGTGCCGCCTCGATGGTACTCATCGCACCGGGAACCACTGTCGCGGGCGTCCCGGTCGGCTGGATGACTCCCGGTGCCGCAGCCGACGCCATCAGCAACCACCTCGCAGGGACCACGGTCACACTCACGGGCGCCGGCGACGACGTCGTGCTGACCGGTGCCGATCTCGGCGCCTCGATCGACTCGCGCGCCCTGGCTGATGAGGCCTTCGCCTCGAACCCGATGTGGAACGTCAGCGCATGGGGAACAGCCCTGCCCGGTGGCATCACGCTCGACCCGGCGAAGGCCGATGAGGCATTGCGTGACGCCGTTCCCACAAGCTTCGACGACCCCGTCGATGCCGCCGTCACCTTCGACGCGGCGACCGGCGCCTATGTCGTCGTCCCCTCGGAGACCGGCACAGCGATCAACGTCGCCGAGCTGACCGACGCGATCACCGAGACCATCGCCGACGGCGGCAAGAGCCTCGAGTTCTCAGGGGACCCGAGTCCGGCCATCGCCTCGGTCTCCGACGAAGACGCCACGACCGTAGCGACCTCGCTCAACACGATGCTCGGCAGCATCGGCTTCTACATCGGCGACGAGCGCACCGTGCCCGTCGATGCCGCCACGGCCGCGGGTTGGCTCACGGTCGTCGACACCGACGGCGAGCTCGGCATCGTCGCCGACCAGGCCGCGATCCAGGCCACGGTCGATACCCTGCCCGCCCTGGTGGACCGCGCACCGGTGAACGCGGCGAACGTCGTCAACTCCTCCGGCAAGGTTCTCCGCGCCGAGACCGAGGGCGTCAACGGGCGGACGATCGGCGACACGTCGAACATCGCCGAGGACTTCGCCGCCCAGCTCGAGAACGGCGACGGCATCTACGACATCACCGTGACGGAGACGCCGTTCGCATCGGTCAACCTCGTCCGCACCGCCGATGTGAACCTCAGCACTCAGACCGCGAGCTTCTACGAGAACGGCCAGTTGGTCAACTCGTGGAAGATCTCGTCCGGTGCCGCCGGCCACGCGACCCAGACGGGCAACTTCACGATCCGCGCGCACGTGCGCATCCAGGACATGAAGGGCGCCGACTACATCACCAAGGACGTCCCGTGGGTGACGTACTTCAACGGCGACCAGGCCTTCCACGGCACGTACTGGCACAGCAACTTCGGTCATGTCATGAGCCACGGTTGCGTGAACATGCCGATCTCGGCCGCGAAGTGGGTCTACGACTGGGCGCCGGACGGCGTCGAGGTCTCCGTCCACTACTGA
- a CDS encoding family 20 glycosylhydrolase translates to MRLSSEKPVRVYRGATVVDGTGAERFVADVAVEGARIVAVLRAADRTELELPAAAAEIDAAGLVLAPGFIDMHAHSELAVLTGAAHDAKIMQGVTTEVLGQDGLGYAPLDDASASVIPAQIAGWNGTPADVPWRTMDDLLAAVDAATVANAALLVPQGNLRMMAVGHENRAATPAEMAEMCESLGAALDAGAFGMSSGLTYTPGMYADTAEPEALCRIVAERGGYWAPHTRGYGGAALDAYREAIEIGRRTGCAVHLTHATMNFAPNRGRAAELLALVDEALAAGVDVSLDSYPYLPGATTLAALLPSRLAETGDLIAAISALDAEGREGVRIELEERGCDGFHGEKADWSAIQISGVANPQLEGLVGRTIADIAADTGRRAVDLVLDTIVADAAATGVLMHIGHEENVRAIMRHPRHSGGSDGILVGTRPHPRGRGTFARYLGHYSRDLGILSLEEAVRHLSANPAARLGLDLGDAPRGVIREGATADLVLFDPETVAAGATFESPFERPIGIVEVLVSGVPVVAGGMVTGSTPGAALRKPPPAHRAVVPHVRSEIDPGAEPFLWRASTPVIGEGEAFGRLSDGRADPALPPIRLTVDESLAAEARAAGRVGDEAFRVTVAASGIEVRGASAAGVFRGATVLRQLRVPGAVESRVPAGTWAGAPAYAWRGVMLDVARHFHPADDLRRLVDLLADHQLNVLHLHLTDDQGWRFEVPGYPRLTEIGSRRSATQLGHGPLSTVEPGVHEGFYTAAELRELVAYARARFVTIVPEVELPGHVQAALAAYPELGNVDVGEAPEGPWERFGVNPRTLAPTEASLAFGCAAIDALVEIFDSPWIGIGGDEVPVTEWALSAAAGERMRALGLATARDVQPWFTRKFVERVRSHGRTALAWDEVLEGDVPDGVEILAWRGPVAMREALRRGIPVIACPDLEAYLDYPQSDSEEEPIRVGPPLTIERAYSLRVEPGALGGQANVWTEHLPTRDRVDFAMFPRLAAIAERLWDGGGPGVVADLLRRLPTHLRRLAEAGVRYRPLDGPAPAQRRPGIPGKPLTIEQREEIVAGLVEHLLRRSDAGVVASQVR, encoded by the coding sequence GTGCGACTGAGCTCGGAGAAGCCCGTCCGGGTGTACCGCGGAGCGACGGTCGTCGACGGCACGGGAGCCGAGAGGTTCGTCGCCGACGTGGCCGTCGAAGGCGCGCGGATCGTCGCCGTCCTGCGTGCGGCGGATCGCACCGAGCTCGAACTTCCCGCCGCAGCGGCGGAGATCGATGCGGCAGGGCTCGTGCTGGCCCCCGGATTCATCGACATGCACGCCCACAGCGAGCTCGCCGTCCTCACCGGTGCTGCACATGACGCGAAGATCATGCAGGGCGTCACGACCGAGGTCCTCGGCCAGGACGGCCTCGGCTACGCACCGCTCGATGACGCTTCGGCATCCGTGATCCCCGCTCAGATCGCGGGCTGGAACGGCACGCCCGCCGATGTTCCGTGGCGCACGATGGACGACCTCCTGGCGGCCGTCGATGCGGCGACGGTCGCGAACGCGGCTCTGCTCGTGCCTCAGGGGAACCTGCGGATGATGGCGGTCGGTCACGAGAACCGTGCGGCGACTCCCGCCGAGATGGCCGAGATGTGCGAGTCGCTCGGGGCCGCCCTCGACGCCGGCGCGTTCGGGATGTCGAGCGGTCTCACCTACACGCCCGGAATGTACGCCGACACGGCCGAACCGGAAGCGCTCTGCCGGATCGTCGCGGAGCGCGGCGGGTACTGGGCTCCGCACACGCGCGGTTACGGAGGGGCAGCCCTCGACGCGTATCGCGAGGCGATCGAGATCGGACGGCGCACCGGGTGCGCCGTGCACCTCACGCACGCGACCATGAACTTCGCCCCGAACCGTGGCCGCGCCGCTGAACTGCTCGCGCTCGTCGATGAGGCGCTCGCCGCCGGTGTCGACGTCTCGCTCGACAGCTATCCCTACCTGCCGGGCGCCACCACGCTCGCCGCGCTCCTGCCCTCGCGGCTCGCGGAGACGGGAGATCTGATCGCGGCGATCTCGGCGCTCGATGCCGAAGGACGCGAGGGTGTGCGCATCGAGCTCGAGGAGCGCGGCTGCGACGGCTTCCACGGCGAGAAGGCCGACTGGAGTGCGATCCAGATCTCCGGGGTCGCGAACCCGCAGCTCGAGGGTCTGGTCGGTAGAACGATCGCCGACATCGCAGCCGACACAGGTCGCCGCGCGGTCGACCTGGTGCTCGACACGATCGTCGCGGATGCGGCGGCCACCGGCGTCCTCATGCACATCGGCCACGAGGAGAACGTTCGGGCGATCATGAGGCATCCGCGGCACAGCGGCGGGAGCGACGGCATCCTGGTCGGCACGCGCCCGCACCCGCGCGGCCGGGGGACCTTCGCGCGCTACCTCGGCCACTACTCCCGTGATCTCGGCATCCTGTCCCTGGAAGAGGCCGTGCGTCATCTGTCGGCCAACCCGGCGGCGCGCCTGGGACTGGATCTCGGCGATGCTCCCCGCGGGGTGATCAGGGAGGGGGCGACCGCCGATCTCGTGCTGTTCGACCCGGAGACGGTCGCGGCGGGCGCCACGTTCGAGTCGCCCTTCGAGCGGCCGATCGGCATCGTGGAGGTTCTCGTCTCGGGTGTGCCCGTCGTGGCAGGCGGAATGGTCACGGGCTCCACGCCGGGCGCCGCATTGCGCAAGCCGCCGCCTGCTCACCGCGCGGTCGTTCCGCATGTTCGAAGCGAGATCGACCCGGGCGCCGAGCCGTTCCTCTGGCGGGCGTCGACCCCGGTCATCGGCGAGGGCGAGGCCTTCGGCCGGCTGTCCGACGGCCGCGCGGATCCCGCGCTGCCGCCCATCCGTCTCACGGTCGACGAGTCGCTGGCCGCAGAAGCGCGTGCCGCGGGGCGCGTCGGCGACGAGGCGTTCCGGGTGACCGTCGCAGCGTCTGGCATCGAGGTGCGAGGGGCGAGCGCCGCGGGCGTGTTCCGAGGCGCCACCGTTCTTCGTCAGCTCAGGGTGCCCGGGGCGGTGGAGTCCCGAGTCCCCGCCGGCACGTGGGCGGGGGCACCGGCGTACGCCTGGCGAGGGGTGATGCTCGACGTCGCACGGCACTTCCACCCGGCCGATGACCTGCGCCGGCTCGTCGATCTTCTCGCCGACCACCAGCTGAACGTTCTGCATCTGCATCTCACCGACGATCAGGGCTGGAGATTCGAGGTCCCCGGCTATCCGCGGCTCACCGAGATCGGCTCCCGACGGTCGGCGACGCAGCTCGGTCACGGCCCTCTCTCGACCGTCGAGCCGGGGGTGCACGAGGGCTTCTACACCGCTGCAGAGCTGCGCGAGCTGGTCGCCTACGCGAGAGCCCGCTTCGTGACGATCGTGCCGGAGGTCGAGCTGCCGGGGCACGTGCAGGCGGCACTGGCCGCGTACCCCGAGCTCGGAAACGTCGATGTCGGCGAGGCGCCGGAGGGGCCGTGGGAGCGCTTCGGGGTGAACCCGCGCACCTTGGCGCCCACCGAGGCGTCGCTCGCCTTCGGCTGCGCCGCGATCGACGCCCTGGTCGAGATCTTCGACTCTCCGTGGATCGGAATCGGCGGGGATGAGGTGCCCGTGACGGAATGGGCTCTGAGCGCCGCCGCGGGCGAACGCATGCGTGCTCTCGGTCTCGCGACGGCGCGAGACGTGCAGCCGTGGTTCACGAGGAAGTTCGTCGAGCGGGTGCGCAGCCATGGGCGCACGGCGCTCGCCTGGGACGAGGTGCTCGAGGGAGACGTGCCCGACGGCGTCGAGATCCTCGCGTGGAGGGGGCCGGTCGCGATGCGCGAGGCGCTGCGGCGGGGCATCCCGGTGATCGCCTGCCCCGATCTCGAGGCGTACCTGGACTACCCCCAGTCGGATTCCGAGGAGGAGCCGATCAGGGTGGGGCCACCGCTGACGATCGAACGCGCCTATTCTCTGCGCGTCGAGCCCGGTGCGCTGGGAGGCCAGGCGAACGTCTGGACGGAGCATCTGCCCACACGCGACCGGGTGGATTTCGCGATGTTCCCTCGGCTCGCGGCGATCGCCGAGCGGCTCTGGGACGGGGGAGGCCCCGGCGTGGTCGCGGATCTGCTGCGCCGCCTTCCGACGCATCTTCGTCGGCTGGCCGAGGCCGGCGTGCGATATCGTCCTCTCGACGGTCCTGCCCCCGCGCAGCGGAGGCCGGGGATCCCCGGCAAGCCGCTCACGATCGAGCAGCGCGAGGAGATCGTGGCCGGCCTCGTCGAACATCTTCTCCGGCGGTCGGATGCCGGGGTCGTGGCGTCGCAGGTAAGATAA
- a CDS encoding RidA family protein has product MTVKTRVSTDAAPAPAHTFSQGVRKGPFVQVSGQGPVDPVTGEYLHIGDVAAQTIRTLENVKAIVEASGATFDDVVMLRVYLTAREDFATMNEAYGAFVTAHTPSGVLPSRTTVFTGLPREEMLVEIDGIAVVD; this is encoded by the coding sequence ATGACTGTGAAGACCCGCGTATCGACCGACGCCGCCCCCGCTCCGGCCCACACCTTCTCGCAGGGCGTGCGCAAGGGGCCGTTCGTGCAGGTCTCCGGCCAGGGTCCGGTCGACCCGGTGACCGGCGAGTATCTGCACATCGGAGATGTCGCCGCCCAGACCATCAGAACGCTCGAGAACGTCAAGGCGATCGTCGAAGCATCGGGGGCCACCTTCGATGACGTCGTCATGCTGCGCGTGTATCTGACGGCGCGCGAGGATTTCGCGACCATGAACGAGGCTTACGGCGCCTTCGTGACCGCCCACACCCCCAGCGGAGTCCTGCCTTCGCGTACGACCGTGTTCACGGGTCTGCCCCGTGAGGAGATGCTCGTCGAGATCGACGGCATCGCCGTCGTCGACTGA